The Deferrivibrio essentukiensis genome segment CTTTTTACCTAAAAATATTGAAGCTGAAAAACTGGAAATTTTAAAAGAGGCCGCACTTAGGGCTCCTACATCAAGAAATATCAACCCAACCGAGTTTATTATTGTCATAAACAAATCAATTTTGGAAAAATTGAGTAAGGTGAAAGCTCATGGAGCAGAGTTTTTAAGCAAATCTAATGTAGCTTTTGTAGTAATTGGCAATACCGACAAATCAGACACCTGCATTGAAGATTGCTCTATCGCTTCCATAATAATTCAACTTACTGCTGAAAGTTTAGGGCTTGGAAGCTGTTGGGCTCAAATAAGATTACGATATG includes the following:
- a CDS encoding nitroreductase family protein; this translates as MIEILRKRRSVRSFLPKNIEAEKLEILKEAALRAPTSRNINPTEFIIVINKSILEKLSKVKAHGAEFLSKSNVAFVVIGNTDKSDTCIEDCSIASIIIQLTAESLGLGSCWAQIRLRYDENKNLAENNVRKILNIPDNYLIESIIGIGYPASKPKPIDYSKLQQSRIHEESFN